TCCTAAggaccccttcctcttcccaactagTGTGTGTGACCCAATTAGGATTACTTACGGGAGCATGGACACCTTAGCCGTGGCTCCACCCAGGAAGGAGATGTCTCCACTCCAAGAACTGTCAACTTGCCTACTAGCCCTCAGGAGGGAGAAGTGGCATCTcatccatccctccttcccctcctcccagacAAGATAACATCTAACTTTGGTTCAGTTTCTTtctcccatctttcttttctgtgcGGAGGATAGAATCCAAGGCCCTGAGTGTGCAAGCAAGTACTCCACTGCCAACCTGCATTCTAAGCCCCTGGCTTGGGTTCTTTCACATACAGACAAGCCATTTCATTCTTATCCAGTAGGTAAGTGTTTATGATCCTTCTTTATCAATTGAGCCTGGAGAAACCAAACCACTTGTCAAAAAAGAAACTCTCTGGCCTTAATTCTGACCCCAGGTttcatttctgcttcctctgttaATAATGGAcattactggggctggagagatggctcagtagttaagagcactggctgttcttcctgttcttccagaggacccaggttcaattcccagcacccaaatgacagctcacaaacgtctataactctagctctaggggacCTAGAATCCTCACataggcatgcaggcaaaacaccaatgcatagaaaatagaaaatattttttaaaaaataatgaactttactggccagacatggtggtatatgccttgaATCCTGGAACTTTGGAAGTGAAGACTGGGGaatcacgagttcaaggccagccttggctacactgAGACTCGTTTAAAAGGGGGGATTAGTTGGGAGCTTAATATTCTTGTGCCTCAGGCATGTAATAATCCTTATTCTCCTTgtcaaaaaaaaggaaggaaaagaaaaaggagaggaagaaaaagaagaaagaaagaaactaaggaaaagaaagagaaagaagagagagggagggcctGGAGATGGCTCTGCGGTTAAGAACAATGGCTGCAGTCGTTCCTAGACAGCTCAGgttcagttcaattcccagcactcgcATGGCCCCTctcaactgtctgtcactccagttccagggaatccaacagccttttctggcttctttaggCACTAGGCATGTGCGTGGTGTACAATgcatttagttttttaaagacagggtttctctgtgtagctttggcgcctatcctggcattcgctttgtagaccaggctgacctcgaactcacagagctccgcctgcctctgcctcctgagtgctgggattaaaggcgtgtgccaccaacgtccggcattttttttaaaaaaaacttaaaaaaagaaaaaaaatgacagccaTACATGATGGCATACAcatgtaattctagcactctcgagtgaggcaggagaattgccagtgaaggccagtctggactatatagTGTGATCTTacctcaataaaacaaaagaaatacaataatgatacccacacacataaaattggGTGCTTTGCAGGTATAGTGTGGTTTTGGTAGTTGTCTCTTCTATCTTTTGAAACCAGGGACTAAATTACATTTCTTAGGATCCCTAAGCCAAGCAGGTACTAAATTCACAGTCCCCTCTCTCTGAAGTGTCTTCCACAGGCTaacacccctccacccccaccctcccccatgcCATCTGCATCATCTGTCTGGCCAGCTACTTTCAGGAAGCAGTTGGGAGTGTGGCTCCATGGCAAAACACTTGTTTGGTGTTTGCAAGGCCATGGGTTCCAGCTGCACAAAAGAAAAGGTCTCAGATGAGTGGGAAAGGTGGGGATGCAAATTAGATACCAGAAACAGGGACGGGGAGAGGTGGCAGCGGCACATGAGCATGGGCAGGCTCACAGCCTGGGAAGGGGTGAGCTTACTTCTTGAAGTTTGGTGGGGGCAGAATATTGCCATGGACATCGAGTGGAGGTGCCCTTAGTTCACTCCTCAGCTTGAGTCTCTCTACCTCCTTCAGCTCTTTCACTGTTCTCATGATCACCTGCTTCTTCCTGTCCGAGTCCATGAAGATGGGGGTAGATTTGATGAAGGTCAGGAAGCTGTTTGGACCCATCCAGGAGGGTGGAGGGATGGCAGATTGTGCATCCGGGAGACGGTGGGGATTGAAATGAGTCAACAAGCGCCAGACATTGCTATCATAGGGTATGTCCGGCCTGGTGGGGAAGGTGGCAGGCAATCGTCCCACATCGAGCCATGTGTGAAAGCCCCAGGTGTGCCGGGCTGCATTCTCCCAAGGACAGAGTACCTGGTGACGAACCTTGGACTTGATTTGAGTGGGTGGTGGCCGCATCAGAGCTAGCTTGTGGTACGTTTGCTTGGTGAAGCCTGGCAACTCCGTGGTCTTTTGGGGGAGGAAGAACTCACGCTGATTCCAAGTCTGGTTGGTGGGGAAGGAATCTCTGGCATGGACCATCTAGGGAGACACAAAAGGGAGCCTAGAATGGCGGCTGTGCCAGCAGAGGAGCAGGGTGCTGAAGACATGCTTTGCTCTCCTTTCTGGGCACAAGCTGCCAGTCTCCAACCCAGGACTCATCAGGATGTAGATGACCTCCACAAGTAGGTATCTCTCCATTCCCACTAtcatcagggtgtgtgtgtgtgtggtgtgtgtggtgcaaGTACATTCACATGGGTGCATGTGAACACGTATATGTGTGTCGAGTCAGGAGACACCTTGGTTGTTGTTCATCTTATTTTGGATTTTCGGATGGTATCTTTCACCGAACTAGGAATTATTGGTCTGGCTACACTACACTGACTGACTATCAGCCTTCAAGCTTCAAGAATCCACCTCTTTCCACCCTaagccccagccctgggattttaagtgtgtgttaccatttaaaactttattacctgaaaaaatatttttatgagtgttttggctctaagtatgtatgtgtaccacatgggtgcttCTCAGAGGGCAGAATCCAGGGGACCCAATggaattaaagatggttgtgagctgccacgtaggCAGGAAtctaacctaggtcctctgcaagagcagcagatgcttttaactactgagtcatttctctagctctCTGTAAAATTTTCTTATGTGAGTTCTCGGGATTGAACTCTGGCTGTCATGCTCACACAGCGAGCACTTCACAAACTGAGCTAGCTCTCTCTCAGCACTGCcagcttgacaggatctagactcACATAGGatgcaaacgcctttaatcccagcactcaggaggcagaggcaggcggatctctgtgagttcgagaccagcctggtctccagagtgcctgccaggataggctccaaagctacacggagaaaccctgtctcgaaaaaacaaacaaacaaacaaaaaaaacaaaaaacaaacaaaacaaaacaaaacaaaacaaaacaaaaggatgcaAGCCTCTGGCATGCTCAAAAGGGGTTCTCTAGACCAGGTTAATTAAGGCAGGAAAGGCACACCAACTCCAATGGCACCATTCAGCAGAAAGCGAGGTGAGCACTGGTGTTCATGTTCCTGACTGATGACAGACACCTACCATGACAGGTCACAGGCCTGAACTGAGAGCCACAGTAAGCCCTCCTTCCCGTAACTCTGCTTGTCAGGGTTTCATCAGTGAAACCAGTAGTTGCTGTAttccctcccctctgtatcaTTTCCAGAGATTCATCAAATCTCATTCTTTTTCCAATTATTACATTTTGGCTTTGATTTCCACTCTGCCAacttctgttcttttaaaaatcatttacatGCACACATTTGTATCTTGggtttaaaaattctttttgtttttcgtagacagggtttctctgtgtagctttggagcctgccctggaacgcactctgtagagcaggctggcctcgaactcacagagatctgccttcctctgcctcctgagtgctgggattaaaggcaagcgctgccaccacccagagatttttatcttcttaaagtgttatgtgtatggttgtcctgcctgtgtgtatgtctgtgcacaacaCACATGCTCAGTGTCAAAGGCGGCCCAGCAGAGGACATTGGATGCTTtgagagctgggcgttggtggcgcacgcctttaatcccagcattcggaggcagaggcggtttctctgtgagttcgaagccaccctggtctccagagagtgccaggataggctccaaagctacacagagaaaccctgtctcgaaaaaccaaaataaataaataaataaataaataaataaataaaataagagagagagagagagagagggatgctgTGAGCCAGGTGcttggaacctgggtcctctggaagaaccgCCAGCGCTCTTCAACACCAAGCCTCTATCTAGGCCCCTACCtgcacttaaattttatttagtatgtgtgtgtgtgtgtgtgtgtgtgtgtgtgtgtgtgttatggtgagtgtgtgtgtgtgtgtgtgttatggtgagtgtgtgtgtgtgtgtgtgtgtatggtgagtgtgtgtgtgtgtgtgtgtgtgttatggtgagtgtgtgtatatgtgtgtgtgtgttatggtgagtgtgtgtgtgtgtgttatggtgagtgtgtgtgtgtgtgtgttatggtgagtgtgtgtgtgtgttatggtgaatgtgtgtgtgtgtgtgtgtgttatggtgagtgtgtgtgtgtgtgtgttatggtgagtgtgtgtgtatgagtgtgtatatgtgtgtgtgtgtgtgttatggtgtgtgtgtgtgtgtgttatggtgagtgtgtgtgtgtgtgtgtgtgtgttatggtgagtgtgtgtgtgtgttatggtgaatgtgtgtgtgtgtgttatggtgagtgtgtgtgtgttatggtgagtgtgtgtgttatggtgagtgtgtgtgtgtgtgtgtgtatgtgtcatggTGAGtgtgaatgtcagaggacaaattatgaagccagttctctccttccactacaaGTTCTGAGAAACTGAACTCGGGTATCAGGATTGGTGGCCAATGCCTTAACCCGGAGTTATTTCACTGGCCCCCAACTTCCTCACCACACTCCCCTCCGTTCTGATGGCCTCCTATGTATCCCTGTAGACACATCAGGCTTAGGGGGAGGTGAGGACCTGTGTCAGCCATTCTAGCAACATACTTTCCATTGTTCCTGGTCCTGGTGACACCCTAGGAAGTCTCCCTAAAGGAGGGCCAAGTGGCCTTTTATCCGAGTCCCATTACCTCTTCTGACATTGTCACTTTTCCTTCATTCACAGTGAAAGGTCAGTTGGCCCAAAAGCATCTAGAATGTCCTTTCCTTACCTTTTCTGTGTCTTCCCTCCACAAAAAACTGTGCCCCCTTTCCTGCAACTCCATGAGAAAATATCCAATTCTGCTATGGTTTGTGTAAGTGTCTCTCAAAGGCTTGGTCCCAGCCTGAGGACTGCCTGGGAGGTGACCCCTCAGGTAGAGGGGTCTAGTGGAAGTTAGGCCATGGGTAGCATGCGCTTAAGGGGGACAGTGGGACCCAGgccccttcctgcctctctgcttctgGGTGCCCATGAGGTGAGGTGAGCAGCCTGCCTTGCCATGCTTTCCTCCATGAGTCTCCTCATAGATCCAGAGCAGCAAGACTACACATGGAAGGAAGCTCTGCCAAGAGCCCCAGGGAACCTTCCCTCTTTTGAATTATTACAAGTATTTTGCCACAGCCGTAGAAAACTGACAAAAACTGTTAACAAAGTCCTTATTTCagatgtagaaagaccctgttaCAGCAAGGAATTCACATGAGGTCTCAACTGAGTGGGGCCATGTTCAACCTGTCTGAAACATGGCTAAGAGCTTGCTCAGTCTGACCAGGACAGAAATGACTCTTCAATGTTCTCTCCTCTCACCACTCTAGGGCTTTCTTCACTCCCAAATCCCATTATTTCTTCAGCATCATCCCCTGAATCATTTCTTTAAAGTTAAACTCTAGTGCATCGGTGCCCACACGCACATGCCATAGCATGCAAGCAAAGGTGAGGACAGTTCTAGAGAAggaactcaggccaccaggcaAGTGTTCCAGTCACTTGAGCCATCCTGTTGGCTCCCTGCatgcttttctccttccttcttaccTTTGATTTTGTGATAAGATCTTGTTTGTAGCCCTGGTGGACTAGGCTGTTGAATGCCAAATTACAGGCATGCCTCACTGTACCTAGCTCCCTAGGTCTTTTCTCTAAGAGCATCCCAGAGGAAAGGTCTGAGAGTTAACACAAACATGCCTGTCTATTCCAGGCAGATCTCCACAGGTTTGACAATAACCTGGCCTAGGTGTGAATTTGAACCAGGGATATATAGGGAGgttctgcctcaaaaacaaatgaagccaaataaaccaaCCCAAACCTGGGCACAATGGCACATATGTATAATACCAGCCCTTGGAAAGTTGAGACAGGGCTACAGCAGGCTGATAGCatcaggctagccaggactacaaaaCAAACACCCTGAAATCTGAATATGAAAGATGCCCAATgctgaaaaatcttatttttcctGGGCAAGGGCAAGTTgtcacaagtggaaaattccacattTGACCTTTGCTATCAGTCTCAAATATCAGACATCCTAAAATATTGCACACAACAAGTCACCATCTGGCTGTGTAGAAGCCACATATGAAACACAGAATTTCATGGCAAGTTTTGGGTCTCTTCCCAAGATAGTTTATGACTACAAACActccaaaatccaaaaataaatgcCAAAGCTAACAATATTTCTGGTCCCAGGCTTTTTAGATAAGGCCTCCAATCTGCACTAGTcaggctcctcctcctctctaaGCTCCAAGCTCAGCGTATCATAGGATGAAGGCAGAAAACAGTTTGTGTACCGGAGAGCCTGCTGCTCAGGACAACCTAAAAGGTTAGCACAGTTGGGCCCCACTCTACCTGCAGGAAAGGCTCCCTGACATGAGATACACAGCTCATACTTGGCCTTTGGAGGTTTTTTTTCCAGCTGCAGGTCAGTCTTCCTCTGAGCCACAGAGCCAGGAGGGGAGGCTTTAGGGGAAAGGCCTTTCTGGTACCATTGTTTGCCACTGGGTTGCTATGGTGATGCTTCCTGACTAGTGCCACTGGGAGGAGGCTCTTCAGTCCCTGATGCTCTCCTGGTGAGGTAGGGAGGGGGCAGTGTTTTGTCAGATCTGGTTACTAAATGTGGTAACAAGAGCTGCTTCTGGGAGGACCTTGCCTGGGAGACTTGGGGAGGAATCAGGCAGCTTTCAGGCTTGGGGCTGGGATAGACGTGGTCATGAGACACCTGCAGTGGGCGGAGCTTCCAGGCTGGAATGTTGAAGGGAAGGGAGGACAAGTGTTGTTGCTGAGAGGAATCAGCAGGGGCCTAAGTCAGATTCTGGTCCCAGGGAACAAGGTCTGAGGTGGCAGGGAAGAGGTGGGCAGTGCAGGGaacaagaaaatgattttatgggaGAGAGGATCTCACATAGCCTAGACTggtagatcttcctgcctctacctcaaaggctgagattataggtatgaacCACAACACCAGACAAAACTGGCAGTTTCCGTGTCGAAAAAGGGTGTGGGAGGAACATCTGTGAAAGACCTTGTCCATCGTCTCCAGTCTCCACCATCACCTCATTCAATTCCTCGAGACCAGCAGTGCCACCCTGGGTTTTATTCAGTAGGTAGTTACAGTAGTGTCAGCTTGTGTATTGGAGCCTAGGGTGGCTCTTTGCAAAGCTCAGGTGCAAGCTAAGGAAGCCAGGCAGTTCAGGGTCACATCTTCCTGCTCAGGCCTCAGCCTGAGCTCTCAatgctagcttctctggcatgaCTGGGATGCTATCAGAGAAACACCTCACAGAACTCATGTGAGTGCCCATCCCCCCACACCCAAACCCAACAAGCCTTTACTTGCTTCTTGCAGGACCACTGGCTTGGAAACATGGGGATGTCAGGAAAAGGCAGTAAGTGGGATCCTGGCAAGCCGACCTGTATGTCTAGGTGCCCACAGCAGAACCCACAAGTGTGGAAGAAACTGCACCGCAGGTCCCTCCCTCACAGGCCACAAGCAGAAGCAAAGTGCAACCCCTTgtcaccccacccacccctggcAGTCTCTAGATAATGACCTAAGGAAATAAGCTTACATTTATAATTAGAGGACAATTTGGGGAACTTACACCATTTACACGGGGGAGCAGCAGATGACTACTGGGCACTTCCTGGTCATCACTGCTTTTGTCACCCACCCTTCAGTTACCAGCAGAGAGAGTGGGCTCAGACTCTCTGGGAGACCCTACCGCATGCATAGGTCCCAGCAGTGGGTTAGATGTGACTATCATTTTGGCATAATTAGGTAAGGGGCACAGCTCGGCCCTTGCCTGCTAGCTTCCCTCAGAGGGCTTGGGGTACACTGAGCCTTGCACTAACCAGCTACATAAGTGCCAGGCCTGGCCTCTATCGCAGCTCAGGGATGAACTGAGACCAGTTGATGTTGTCGGGGCCCAGAGGGTCCTCCTCCAGGCCAGGGAAGCTGATGTCCAGAAGGATCTTACTGAGGCTGTCATTCATTGTGTCCAGGACCAGGCCTTCTGTGAGAGAACGGTTGGCTGAAAGACTGGGGACCTGTGGCTCAGGGGAGCCTGGCTTGGGGACCTCcagatgtgggggtggagagCTGCTAAAGGGGTCAGAGGCAAGGTCAAAGGGTTCTGAGTTGAGGAGCTCCCGGGGTGAGtcaaaaaggggaacacttttcagAGGTGTGCTATTCAGCTCCATCAGCCCCAGGGAGTCAGGCAAGGGGCCAAAGGCGCCCTGGGGGGTTCGTACTGGGCTGAAATCTAACCCCCCAACTTTGGTTGGGGGTG
This is a stretch of genomic DNA from Cricetulus griseus strain 17A/GY chromosome 8, alternate assembly CriGri-PICRH-1.0, whole genome shotgun sequence. It encodes these proteins:
- the Tex52 gene encoding testis-expressed protein 52, which encodes MDKVFHRCSSHTLFRHGNCQFYLTKHCPLPTSPGEHQGLKSLLPVALVRKHHHSNPVANNGTRKAFPLKPPLLALWLRGRLTCSWKKNLQRPSMSCVSHVREPFLQMVHARDSFPTNQTWNQREFFLPQKTTELPGFTKQTYHKLALMRPPPTQIKSKVRHQVLCPWENAARHTWGFHTWLDVGRLPATFPTRPDIPYDSNVWRLLTHFNPHRLPDAQSAIPPPSWMGPNSFLTFIKSTPIFMDSDRKKQVIMRTVKELKEVERLKLRSELRAPPLDVHGNILPPPNFKKSQYISAGGRLYRWDLRILPNPLPNNLTKTWPCPNVLPHYQEMALKLVRLPSVPLNEDLVKNYQALLENRVAKPLHYLSKAKPAKTSKGQKKRRPGHF